One stretch of Novosphingobium pentaromativorans US6-1 DNA includes these proteins:
- the egtB gene encoding ergothioneine biosynthesis protein EgtB encodes MDLAHSLSAAGRSRSLSERFRALRSASVSLVSPLSDADATIQSMPDASPAKWHLAHTTWFFETFLLRDHLNGYGLFDERWPYLFNSYYEAEGERHARAARGMLSRPSLDEVLDYRAHVDAAMEGLLERDELADLIALGIAHEEQHQELLLTDIKHALWRNPLGPAYGVLPEGGVDRGLGDQGWIEHPGGIARIGHKGPAFAFDNEGPSHRVLLEPFALSRRLVTNREWDAFIADGGYRTAGLWLSDGWAWVQENAIAAPLYWREGEAFTLGGWRDRDPDAPVTHISHYEADAFATWAGLRLPTEFEWEVAARDSDPSAGVQWDGGAVNPSGTDQLFGDCWQWTRSAYLPYPRFRPAEGAVGEYNGKFMSGQCVLKGASCATPRGHSRATYRNFFQPYQRWQFTGLRLARDL; translated from the coding sequence ATGGACCTTGCGCACAGTCTGTCCGCGGCGGGGCGGTCCCGCAGCCTGTCCGAACGCTTTCGGGCCTTGCGCAGTGCCAGCGTCTCGTTGGTTTCCCCGCTGTCGGATGCCGATGCGACGATCCAGTCGATGCCCGATGCATCGCCTGCCAAGTGGCATCTGGCGCATACCACCTGGTTCTTCGAAACCTTCCTGCTGCGCGATCATCTGAACGGCTATGGCCTGTTCGACGAGCGTTGGCCCTACCTGTTCAATTCCTACTACGAGGCCGAGGGCGAACGCCACGCCAGAGCCGCGCGCGGCATGCTCTCGCGCCCCTCGCTCGACGAGGTGCTGGACTATCGCGCCCATGTCGATGCGGCGATGGAAGGCCTGCTCGAGCGAGATGAACTGGCCGACCTGATCGCGCTGGGCATCGCGCATGAAGAGCAGCACCAGGAACTGCTGCTCACCGACATCAAACATGCGCTCTGGCGCAATCCGCTGGGTCCCGCTTACGGCGTCCTGCCCGAGGGCGGGGTGGATCGCGGGCTGGGCGATCAGGGCTGGATCGAGCATCCCGGCGGGATCGCGAGGATCGGGCACAAGGGCCCCGCCTTCGCCTTCGACAACGAAGGCCCTTCGCACCGCGTTCTGCTCGAACCCTTCGCCCTGTCGCGCAGGCTCGTCACCAACCGCGAATGGGATGCATTCATCGCCGATGGCGGCTATCGCACGGCGGGCCTGTGGCTTTCGGACGGCTGGGCCTGGGTGCAGGAGAATGCCATCGCAGCGCCGCTCTACTGGCGCGAGGGCGAGGCCTTCACGCTCGGCGGGTGGCGAGACCGCGATCCGGATGCGCCGGTCACGCATATCAGCCATTATGAGGCTGACGCCTTTGCGACCTGGGCCGGGCTGCGGCTGCCCACCGAGTTCGAGTGGGAAGTCGCCGCGCGCGACAGCGATCCGTCAGCGGGCGTGCAGTGGGACGGCGGTGCGGTCAACCCCTCCGGCACGGACCAGTTGTTCGGCGACTGCTGGCAATGGACCCGCTCGGCCTATCTTCCCTATCCCCGCTTCCGCCCGGCTGAGGGCGCGGTGGGAGAATACAACGGCAAGTTCATGAGCGGCCAATGCGTGCTGAAAGGCGCAAGCTGCGCCACGCCGCGTGGCCATTCACGGGCCACCTACCGCAATTTCTTCCAACCATATCAGCGCTGGCAGTTCACCGGCCTGCGTCTAGCAAGGGATCTGTAA